A genomic stretch from Chitinophaga lutea includes:
- a CDS encoding DoxX family protein codes for MRFNIPTQAAVVLYALMWAAFGVNHLVNAKEMVAIVPVPGGAVWIYLTGVAMLLAAAAIIFNIQARLAGYLLAIMLLVFIFSIHVPQLIKGNFMAPVSILKDLGLMAGAIIVANIRPMHKQGSN; via the coding sequence ATGCGATTCAACATCCCTACACAGGCAGCCGTGGTGCTGTACGCCCTCATGTGGGCCGCCTTTGGCGTCAATCATCTTGTGAATGCGAAGGAAATGGTGGCCATCGTGCCCGTTCCCGGCGGCGCCGTCTGGATATATTTAACGGGCGTGGCGATGCTGCTGGCCGCAGCCGCCATTATTTTCAACATACAGGCCCGGCTGGCGGGGTACCTGCTGGCCATCATGCTGTTGGTGTTCATTTTTTCGATACATGTGCCGCAACTGATCAAGGGCAATTTTATGGCCCCGGTGAGCATACTGAAAGACCTGGGACTGATGGCCGGGGCGATCATCGTCGCCAACATCCGGCCTATGCACAAACAAGGCAGTAACTGA